In Panicum virgatum strain AP13 chromosome 4N, P.virgatum_v5, whole genome shotgun sequence, a single window of DNA contains:
- the LOC120669811 gene encoding aquaporin NIP2-2 → MAAASTASRANSRVNYSNEIHDLSTVQSGSAVPTMYYPEKSLADIFPPHLLKKVISEVVATFLLVFVTCGAASIYGEDLKRISQLGQSVAGGLIVTVMIYATGHISGAHMNPAVTLSFACFRHFPWIQVPFYWAAQFTGAMCAAFVLKAVLHPITVIGTTTPTGPHWHALVIEIVVTFNMMFVTCAVATDSRAVGELAGLAVGSAVCITSIFAGPVSGGSMNPARTLAPAVASNVYTGLWIYFLGPVIGTLSGAWVYTYIRFEEAPAKDGPQRLSSFKLRRMQSQSLAADEFDTV, encoded by the exons atggccgccgcctccaccgcgtcgAGGGCCAACTCGCGGGTGAACTACTCGAACGAGATCCACGACCTCTCCACCGTGCAGAGCGGCTCCGCCGTCCCCACCATGTACTACCCGGAGAAGTCCCTCGCCGACATCTTCCCGCCCCACCTCCTCAAGAAG GTGATCTCGGAGGTGGTGGCGACGTTCCTGCTGGTGTTCGTGACCTGCGGCGCGGCGTCCATCTACGGCGAGGACCTCAAGCGCATCTCGCAGCTGGGGcagtcggtggccggcgggctcATCGTCACCGTCATGATCTACGCCACCGGCCACATCTCCGGCGCGCACATGAACCCCGCCGTCACGCTCTCCTTCGCCTGCTTCCGGCATTTCCCCTGGATTCAG GTGCCGTTCTACTGGGCGGCGCAGTTCACGGGGGCGATGTGCGCGGCGTTCGTGCTCAAGGCGGTGCTCCACCCCATCACGGTGATCGGCACCACCACGCCGACGGGGCCGCACTGGCACGCGCTCGTCATCGAGATCGTCGTCACCTTCAACATGATGTTCGTCacctgcgccgtcgccaccgaCTCCAGGGCG GTGGGTGAGTTGGCCGGGTTAGCAGTCGGTTCCGCGGTTTGCATTACGTCAATCTTCGCAGG GCCTGTGTCCGGCGGATCGATGAACCCGGCGAGGAcgctggcgccggcggtggccagcaACGTCTACACGGGCCTCTGGATCTACTTCCTCGGCCCCGTCATCGGCACGCTCTCCGGCGCCTGGGTCTACACCTACATCCGCTTCGAGGAGGCCCCCGCCAAGGACGGGCCCCAGAGGCTCTCCTCCTTCAAGCTCCGCCGCATGCAGAGCCagtccctcgccgccgacgagttcgacaccgtctaa